ctggggcctggactcctgggtctgagggaggcagggctggggcctgGATCCTGGGTCCTACAGCAGGAAAACATAGAGGGACCCTGTCTCTGATCCTGTTTTTATCCCCTAGCTCCACTTTGACCCTGAGGCCTGCAGCTTCCGGGAGCTGCTTCTTGAGAACGGATACAATGTTTACCAGTCCGAGGCCCACGGCCTCCCACTGCACCTGCTGGGAAACAAGTCCCCACACCGGGACCCTGCATCCCGAGGACCAGCTCGCTTCCTGCCACTACCAGGCCTGCCCCCCGCACCCCCAGAGCCACCAGGAATCCTCGCCCCCCAGCCCCCCGATGTGGGCTCCTCGGACCCTCTGAGCATGGTGGGACCTTCCCAGGCCCGAAGCCCTAGCTACGCTTCCTGAAGCCAAAGGCTGTTTACTATGACATCTCCTCTTTATTTATTAggtt
The Papio anubis isolate 15944 unplaced genomic scaffold, Panubis1.0 scaffold5656, whole genome shotgun sequence genome window above contains:
- the FGF21 gene encoding fibroblast growth factor 21 → LHFDPEACSFRELLLENGYNVYQSEAHGLPLHLLGNKSPHRDPASRGPARFLPLPGLPPAPPEPPGILAPQPPDVGSSDPLSMVGPSQARSPSYAS